A single genomic interval of Desulfarculaceae bacterium harbors:
- a CDS encoding ABC transporter substrate-binding protein: MNSFRRLGKVAALGAGVALLLAALMAVGGAPAQAAEPVEITYGYHPYWTGGWSGVVIKQMGLWKKYLPKGSKVNFEAHLTGPPMVNALLADKMQVGTMGDMPSLVATTKKKQGDIRLVSVPMISNGQNCNLIVVRKDAPNFKTPEEAIKWMNGKLVAVHRGTCANRFFESVLKKNKVKPKRLQYMTIEVIASSFEAGKIDAAAMWEPHARKVVEQGFAKYAATGSPYKELDANFTLMRQDFIENHPEAAKGWMKAEIEALKIMEKDPMAVAAMVMKETQGYTPKILWKALYERHPDSAGGDDIVYVGEMVFSPRVLDLMKKGYEFLHSIKVLKSGDIPKNAINEGPVTEAMKEMGVKAPVCVIKGMPASAYKGQ; this comes from the coding sequence ATGAATAGTTTTAGACGCTTAGGTAAAGTAGCCGCCCTGGGGGCCGGTGTGGCCCTGCTCTTGGCGGCCCTGATGGCCGTTGGCGGCGCTCCGGCCCAGGCCGCGGAGCCGGTGGAGATCACCTACGGGTACCATCCCTACTGGACCGGCGGCTGGTCCGGCGTGGTGATCAAGCAAATGGGCCTGTGGAAGAAGTATCTGCCCAAGGGCAGCAAGGTCAACTTCGAGGCTCACCTTACCGGCCCGCCCATGGTCAACGCCCTGTTGGCCGACAAGATGCAGGTCGGCACCATGGGCGACATGCCCTCCCTGGTGGCCACCACCAAGAAGAAGCAGGGCGACATCCGCCTGGTTTCGGTGCCCATGATCTCCAACGGCCAAAACTGCAACCTGATCGTGGTTCGCAAGGACGCCCCCAACTTCAAGACCCCCGAGGAAGCCATCAAGTGGATGAACGGCAAGCTCGTGGCCGTGCACCGCGGCACCTGCGCCAACCGCTTCTTCGAGTCCGTGCTCAAGAAGAACAAAGTCAAGCCCAAGCGCCTCCAGTACATGACCATCGAGGTGATCGCCAGCAGCTTTGAGGCCGGCAAAATCGACGCGGCGGCCATGTGGGAGCCCCACGCCCGCAAGGTGGTGGAGCAGGGCTTCGCTAAGTACGCCGCCACCGGCAGCCCCTACAAGGAGCTGGACGCCAACTTCACCCTGATGCGCCAGGACTTCATTGAGAATCACCCCGAGGCGGCCAAGGGCTGGATGAAGGCCGAGATCGAGGCCCTGAAGATCATGGAGAAGGACCCCATGGCCGTGGCCGCCATGGTCATGAAGGAGACCCAGGGCTACACCCCCAAGATCCTGTGGAAGGCTCTGTATGAGCGCCATCCGGACAGCGCCGGCGGCGACGACATCGTCTACGTGGGCGAGATGGTCTTCTCCCCCCGGGTGCTGGACCTGATGAAGAAGGGCTACGAGTTCCTGCACAGCATCAAGGTGCTCAAGTCCGGCGATATTCCCAAGAACGCCATCAACGAGGGCCCGGTTACCGAGGCCATGAAGGAAATGGGCGTCAAGGCCCCGGTGTGCGTGATCAAGGGCATGCCCGCCAGCGCCTACAAGGGCCAGTAG
- a CDS encoding ABC transporter permease, with the protein MNPYIVLGLLLAAVLAVGAWQQKKKALLYEVSWGHQVRKTLTSKSFLLQLGGFLTFVVLWELTVKTFSLPWFNRLPGPWECLMEWLSPDPDYGISIYTQDYYTHIIYSTYRATTAFVLATLLGVPLGLLMGWSRKFYDYSFPLVELIRPIPPLAWVPLAILVLPGDEPAVIFVTFLVAFFVTALNTLLGVESIDEAYFRAARCLGASKKRLLFDVVLPGAMPFIFTGLQISMGAAWFSLVAGEMIAAQYGLGFLIWDSYSLIQYPVIVIGMVTLGIIGWASSAVVRSVGRKLMAWRERELFGNA; encoded by the coding sequence ATGAACCCCTACATAGTCTTGGGCCTGCTGCTCGCGGCCGTGTTGGCCGTGGGAGCCTGGCAGCAAAAGAAAAAGGCCTTGCTCTACGAAGTGTCCTGGGGACACCAGGTCCGTAAGACCCTGACCAGCAAGAGCTTCCTGTTGCAGCTGGGCGGCTTTCTCACCTTCGTGGTCCTTTGGGAGCTCACGGTAAAGACCTTCTCCCTTCCCTGGTTCAACCGGCTCCCCGGTCCCTGGGAATGCCTGATGGAGTGGCTCAGCCCGGACCCGGACTACGGCATCTCCATCTACACCCAGGACTATTACACCCACATCATCTACAGCACCTACCGGGCCACCACCGCCTTTGTGCTGGCCACGCTGCTGGGCGTGCCCTTGGGCCTGCTGATGGGGTGGAGCCGCAAATTTTACGATTACTCCTTCCCCCTGGTGGAGCTTATCCGGCCCATCCCGCCCCTGGCCTGGGTGCCTCTGGCCATCCTGGTCCTGCCGGGCGACGAGCCGGCGGTGATCTTCGTCACCTTCCTGGTGGCCTTCTTCGTTACCGCGCTCAACACCCTGTTGGGAGTGGAGTCCATCGACGAGGCCTACTTCCGGGCGGCCCGCTGCCTGGGGGCCAGCAAGAAGCGCCTGTTGTTCGACGTGGTGCTGCCCGGGGCCATGCCCTTCATCTTCACCGGCCTGCAAATCTCCATGGGCGCCGCCTGGTTCTCCCTGGTGGCCGGCGAGATGATCGCGGCCCAGTATGGCCTGGGCTTTTTGATCTGGGACAGCTACTCCCTGATCCAGTACCCGGTGATCGTCATCGGCATGGTCACCCTGGGAATCATCGGTTGGGCCAGCAGCGCGGTGGTGCGCAGCGTCGGCCGCAAGCTCATGGCCTGGCGTGAGCGCGAGCTCTTCGGCAACGCCTAG
- a CDS encoding ABC transporter ATP-binding protein, with translation MNSEQKDTIAPVDGPQGPVCRASDGALSIRNAGKIYDPEGVHVEALKDCSLEIGAGEFVAIVGPSGCGKSTLLNALAGFDGITSGEIILDGEPLATPELDPRPGPDRVVVFQHGALFPWKTVLENVTYGPVVQGVMSQEAANKRAQEMLARVGLNDIETSYPGQLSSGMQRRVEIIRALINNPKVLLLDEPFRAMDTVTKSASHQYLLELYNATGKTIFFITHDLEEAIFLADKVLVMTTRPGYIKKTLQVNLPRPRQYSMLASEEFLGMKAQLVEAVHEEAVKAFEAGEREMA, from the coding sequence ATGAATTCCGAACAAAAAGACACTATCGCCCCGGTGGACGGGCCCCAGGGCCCGGTGTGCCGGGCCAGCGACGGCGCCCTGTCCATCCGAAACGCAGGCAAGATCTACGACCCCGAGGGGGTCCACGTGGAGGCCCTCAAGGACTGCTCCCTGGAGATCGGGGCGGGCGAGTTCGTGGCCATCGTGGGGCCCAGCGGGTGCGGCAAGTCCACCCTGCTCAACGCCCTGGCCGGCTTCGACGGCATCACCTCGGGCGAGATTATCCTGGACGGCGAGCCCCTGGCCACGCCCGAGCTGGACCCCCGCCCCGGCCCCGACCGGGTGGTGGTGTTCCAGCACGGGGCCTTGTTCCCCTGGAAGACGGTGTTGGAGAACGTGACCTACGGCCCGGTGGTGCAGGGGGTCATGAGCCAGGAGGCGGCCAACAAGAGGGCCCAGGAGATGCTCGCCCGGGTGGGTCTCAACGACATCGAGACCTCCTATCCCGGCCAGCTATCCTCGGGGATGCAGCGCCGAGTGGAGATCATCCGGGCGTTGATCAACAACCCCAAGGTCCTTCTGTTGGACGAGCCCTTCCGGGCCATGGACACGGTGACCAAGAGCGCCAGCCACCAGTATCTCCTGGAGCTCTACAACGCCACCGGCAAGACCATCTTCTTCATCACCCACGACCTGGAGGAGGCCATCTTCCTGGCCGACAAGGTGTTGGTGATGACTACCCGGCCCGGTTACATCAAAAAAACCCTACAGGTGAACCTGCCCCGCCCCCGCCAGTATTCCATGCTGGCCTCGGAGGAGTTTTTGGGCATGAAGGCCCAATTGGTGGAGGCGGTGCACGAGGAAGCGGTCAAGGCCTTTGAGGCCGGCGAACGCGAAATGGCCTGA
- a CDS encoding ABC transporter permease, producing the protein MARAAAISGPTLGVRLRKFVTSKQFTRGSLAVLGFFVLWQAGSMGLMPFMHAIPTPVTVAGSFWEFMSTGKYWLSWMDSSLRVMYGFVAAQILGIPLGLGMGWNRNFKDFSYPLFELMRPIPPLAWVPVSILFWPTNESSIAFITFIGAFFTIVVNVLGGVSAIPRQLVDAAVSFGASPRQVFWRIVLPATIPSIVTGMMVGIGITWNVVIAAEMIAGNTGLGRLTWEAYLAGHTPGIIVGMISIGVAGYVSSMAVKVIGDWLMPWKKVF; encoded by the coding sequence ATGGCTAGAGCAGCAGCAATCAGCGGGCCCACTTTGGGGGTGCGCCTGCGCAAATTCGTTACCAGCAAGCAGTTCACCCGGGGCAGCCTGGCGGTGCTGGGCTTTTTCGTGCTGTGGCAGGCGGGCTCCATGGGCCTCATGCCCTTTATGCACGCCATCCCCACCCCGGTCACCGTGGCCGGGTCCTTCTGGGAGTTCATGTCCACGGGCAAGTATTGGCTGAGCTGGATGGACAGCTCCCTCCGGGTCATGTACGGCTTCGTGGCCGCCCAGATCCTGGGCATCCCCCTGGGCCTGGGCATGGGCTGGAACCGCAACTTCAAGGACTTCTCCTATCCCCTGTTCGAGCTGATGCGGCCCATCCCGCCTCTGGCCTGGGTGCCGGTGTCCATCCTCTTCTGGCCTACCAATGAAAGCTCCATCGCCTTCATCACCTTCATCGGGGCCTTCTTCACCATCGTGGTCAACGTGCTGGGCGGCGTGAGCGCCATTCCCCGCCAGCTGGTGGACGCGGCGGTGAGCTTCGGGGCCTCGCCCCGCCAGGTGTTCTGGCGCATCGTCCTGCCCGCCACCATCCCCAGCATCGTCACCGGCATGATGGTGGGCATCGGCATCACCTGGAACGTGGTGATCGCGGCGGAGATGATCGCGGGCAACACCGGACTGGGCCGCCTCACCTGGGAGGCCTATCTGGCCGGGCACACCCCGGGCATCATCGTGGGCATGATCAGCATCGGCGTGGCCGGCTACGTCAGCTCCATGGCGGTGAAGGTTATCGGCGACTGGCTCATGCCCTGGAAGAAGGTCTTCTAG
- a CDS encoding ABC transporter ATP-binding protein: MANNGKKQNDGTKGELVMENVTRVFRIPGAPACTALQNCSLTVPRGSLTVLVGPSGCGKSTLANIAAGYDHADSGKVLLNGRPVTGSGRDRIMVFQETALWPWMTVMKNAIFGPAMAGHISKAEAEQKALSLLKKVGLEEFKDKYPAQLSGGMQRRAELCRALVMDPKVMILDEPFRGLDVMTRELMQEYLLALYRDTGLTMLFITSEIEEALFLADRILVMTNLPGTVKTEVEVDLPRPRDFHVLSTERYRQIKATVMDSLYEEGAKIFAKLDRAEDLLGTCGN, translated from the coding sequence ATGGCCAACAACGGCAAGAAGCAAAACGACGGCACCAAGGGCGAACTGGTGATGGAGAACGTCACCCGGGTGTTCCGCATCCCGGGGGCGCCCGCCTGCACCGCCTTGCAGAATTGCAGCCTCACCGTGCCCCGGGGCAGCCTCACCGTGCTGGTGGGCCCCTCCGGCTGCGGCAAATCCACCCTGGCCAACATCGCGGCGGGTTACGACCACGCCGACAGCGGCAAGGTACTCCTCAACGGCCGCCCGGTGACCGGCTCGGGCCGCGACCGCATCATGGTTTTCCAGGAGACCGCCCTGTGGCCCTGGATGACGGTGATGAAAAACGCCATCTTCGGCCCGGCCATGGCCGGGCACATCAGCAAGGCCGAGGCCGAGCAAAAGGCCCTGTCCCTACTCAAAAAGGTGGGCCTGGAGGAGTTCAAGGACAAGTACCCGGCCCAGCTCTCCGGCGGCATGCAGCGCCGGGCCGAGCTTTGCCGCGCCCTGGTCATGGACCCCAAGGTGATGATCCTGGACGAGCCCTTCCGCGGCCTGGACGTGATGACCCGCGAGCTGATGCAGGAGTACCTGCTGGCCCTTTACCGCGACACCGGCCTGACCATGCTCTTCATAACCTCGGAGATCGAGGAGGCGCTGTTCCTGGCCGATCGCATCCTGGTCATGACCAATCTGCCCGGCACGGTGAAAACCGAGGTGGAGGTGGACCTGCCCCGGCCGCGCGACTTCCACGTGCTGAGCACCGAGCGCTACCGCCAGATCAAGGCCACGGTCATGGACTCGCTCTACGAGGAGGGCGCCAAGATCTTCGCCAAGCTGGACCGGGCCGAGGACCTTTTGGGCACCTGCGGCAATTGA
- a CDS encoding DUF1638 domain-containing protein, which translates to MTSLAPGHRVLACRVFQPELAFLGVGEDQAVYLDQGLHRYPDQLRQTVGASLREIEQDPTVSRVLLAYGYCGGGLQGLCSQRVELLAPLAHDCVPVLLGEKLADPCVGCGGSFFLTPGWIDHGQTPYSEYFVSKQKFGHEDALWIGQEMLAGYDEVVLADTGVGLEPRHHGYSQAMASLFGLAHREARGSLAWLERLLAGEPGPGLALLPPGQPVELNLYPNTESLPARERA; encoded by the coding sequence ATGACCTCCCTGGCGCCCGGCCACCGGGTTTTGGCCTGCCGGGTGTTTCAGCCCGAGCTGGCCTTCCTGGGGGTGGGCGAGGATCAGGCGGTTTATCTGGACCAGGGCCTGCACCGCTACCCCGACCAGCTCCGCCAAACAGTGGGGGCCTCCCTGCGCGAGATCGAGCAGGACCCCACGGTGAGCCGGGTGCTGTTGGCCTACGGCTATTGCGGCGGCGGCCTGCAAGGCCTCTGCTCCCAGCGCGTGGAGTTGCTGGCGCCCCTGGCCCACGACTGCGTGCCCGTGCTCTTGGGCGAGAAATTGGCCGATCCTTGCGTGGGCTGCGGGGGCAGCTTTTTCCTCACCCCCGGCTGGATCGACCACGGCCAGACCCCTTACAGCGAGTACTTCGTGAGCAAGCAGAAGTTCGGGCACGAGGACGCCCTGTGGATCGGCCAGGAGATGCTGGCCGGCTACGACGAGGTGGTCCTGGCCGACACCGGGGTGGGCCTGGAGCCCAGGCATCATGGCTACTCCCAAGCCATGGCCAGCCTCTTCGGCCTGGCCCACCGCGAGGCGCGGGGCAGCCTGGCCTGGCTGGAGCGCCTGCTGGCCGGTGAGCCCGGCCCGGGCCTGGCCCTGCTCCCGCCCGGCCAGCCGGTGGAGTTGAACCTCTATCCCAACACCGAGAGCCTGCCCGCCCGGGAGCGTGCCTGA
- a CDS encoding sulfite exporter TauE/SafE family protein, translating into MPVELALALIFLVSGFTMSFAGFGFALVSVPLLALLLPVKEAVALQFPYCLALFLYQAWHYRAHLDWKLMKPLVLGTVLGLAIGAFMLYHLPEVTLKRALAVFIAAVVALNLIPAGQSFMSRHAQSPWWGRFCGFITGSFFGAYTIGGPPAALYITSVTGDPLKAKSFLASFFSVQFILIAFFYAYAGMFSWQGLRTTLWFTPAVIAGSALGFWAFAHASNLLYRRVVAIMLLATAVVLWWRA; encoded by the coding sequence ATGCCCGTGGAGCTGGCCCTGGCCCTGATTTTTTTGGTCAGCGGCTTCACCATGAGCTTCGCGGGCTTCGGCTTCGCCCTGGTCTCGGTGCCGCTTTTGGCCCTGTTGTTGCCGGTCAAGGAGGCGGTGGCCCTGCAATTCCCCTATTGCCTGGCCCTGTTCCTCTATCAGGCCTGGCACTACCGGGCCCATCTGGACTGGAAGCTGATGAAGCCCCTGGTGCTGGGCACCGTCCTGGGCCTGGCCATCGGCGCCTTCATGCTCTACCACCTGCCCGAGGTGACCCTGAAACGGGCCCTGGCCGTGTTCATCGCGGCGGTGGTTGCCTTAAACCTGATCCCCGCCGGACAGAGCTTCATGTCCCGCCATGCCCAGAGCCCCTGGTGGGGCCGCTTCTGCGGCTTCATCACCGGGAGCTTCTTCGGGGCCTACACCATCGGCGGGCCGCCCGCCGCCCTGTACATCACCTCGGTGACCGGCGACCCGCTCAAGGCCAAGAGCTTCCTGGCCTCCTTCTTCAGCGTGCAGTTCATCCTCATCGCCTTTTTCTACGCCTACGCGGGGATGTTTTCCTGGCAGGGGCTCAGGACCACCCTGTGGTTCACCCCGGCGGTGATCGCGGGCTCGGCCCTGGGCTTCTGGGCTTTCGCCCATGCCAGCAACCTGCTCTACCGCCGGGTGGTGGCCATAATGCTCCTGGCCACGGCGGTGGTCCTGTGGTGGCGCGCCTAG
- a CDS encoding sigma 54-interacting transcriptional regulator: MLGNRNPELKARTRPMARATFLLYAALIAATLLIGYVSYRYSFSMMERGYQNFYLNKAEMIVRAADMNASPAGPAYLKSLEKYWESAGHRPADEYICVVDAKGNLLLHTASPESVGAYAGDNPILGGAQKNHKNLCDLVTAQTNYAGEYISSAGQDQIAAFYAIPQKKWMLGVHRSRSALYAEIEDGFRPLLVGFLAICGLLMPLFLYFLFVTYRATLKKQMGTEKALRDSEQRYQSLVDTMPQGLFRTDLEGKLTFANKALLAEMGIELDDCQSKPARNLLPPDLAQDYVADEMSVIRGGDTLDAVHRFSRPGQDQARYVEMIHHPVRDGDGTIVGVQSLLWDVTDKREAEENLKHTKAQLETVLQSVPSGIFAVDQDCHFTIVNQQAEKLMGFAQADALGKPANQFVPDTQLDRVLATGELEMGKPFSHNGRNFLVSRSPIKQHDRVVGAVSVFQDASELESVQKQVEELQRLNDELSSLIENSHDGVLITDTYQVITVNPSFGRITGLAPTKLTGRDVSGLDSERHVCLAVVQAVFRHVKSHRSSITMRRKLNSGNEIFVTGNPVLDKFGQVVRVVMNVRDVTELHSLEEHIKRLSEVCLEDEKAAASPEAAFGIVAESPTTKNLLDLAVRVAQVDSTVLLSGESGVGKDVLAKLIHNLSKRRSHPFVSLNCGAIPEHLLESELFGYEKGAFSGADRYGKPGLFEEAAGGTVFLDEVGELPLNLQVKLLKVLQEQRCRRLGSVKTVELDIRILAATNRDLKQMVADGQFREDLFYRLYVVPIEIPPLRERREDILPLALRFLKAYNKKYDVSRTLGHELLQVLETAEWPGNVRELQNVIERLVVTADADVLEPRHLPRSMVPGAEQPQAPLVWVTGEVKLRDARDQLEKQLIQKALASTSNTRDAAKLLGVTHSTVIRKAQKYGLALDGNPTLH, from the coding sequence ATGCTAGGAAACCGCAACCCAGAGCTCAAGGCCCGCACCCGGCCCATGGCCCGGGCCACCTTCCTGCTTTACGCGGCCCTCATCGCGGCCACCCTGCTCATCGGCTATGTCAGCTACCGCTATTCCTTTTCCATGATGGAAAGGGGCTATCAGAACTTCTACCTCAACAAGGCCGAGATGATCGTCAGGGCGGCGGACATGAACGCCTCGCCCGCCGGCCCCGCCTATCTCAAGTCCTTGGAGAAGTATTGGGAGTCCGCCGGGCACAGGCCCGCCGACGAGTACATCTGTGTGGTGGACGCCAAAGGCAACCTGCTATTGCACACCGCCTCCCCGGAGAGCGTGGGGGCCTATGCCGGCGACAACCCCATCCTGGGCGGAGCCCAGAAGAACCACAAGAACCTCTGCGATCTGGTGACCGCCCAGACCAACTACGCGGGCGAGTACATCTCCAGCGCGGGACAGGACCAGATCGCCGCCTTCTACGCCATCCCCCAGAAGAAGTGGATGCTGGGGGTGCACCGCTCCCGCTCGGCCCTCTACGCCGAGATCGAGGACGGCTTCCGCCCCCTGCTCGTCGGATTTCTGGCCATCTGCGGCCTCCTCATGCCACTGTTCCTCTACTTCCTGTTCGTAACCTACCGGGCCACCCTGAAAAAGCAGATGGGCACGGAAAAGGCCCTACGCGACAGCGAGCAGCGCTACCAGTCCCTGGTGGACACCATGCCTCAGGGCCTGTTCCGCACCGACCTCGAAGGCAAGCTGACCTTTGCCAACAAGGCGCTGTTGGCCGAGATGGGTATTGAGCTGGACGATTGCCAAAGCAAGCCGGCCCGCAACCTGCTGCCCCCGGACCTGGCCCAGGACTACGTGGCCGACGAGATGAGCGTCATCCGGGGCGGCGACACCCTGGACGCGGTGCATCGCTTCAGCCGGCCCGGCCAGGACCAGGCGCGCTACGTGGAGATGATCCACCACCCGGTGCGCGACGGCGACGGGACCATCGTGGGGGTGCAGAGCCTTCTCTGGGACGTGACCGACAAGCGCGAGGCCGAGGAGAACCTGAAGCACACCAAGGCCCAGTTGGAGACGGTGTTGCAGTCGGTGCCCTCGGGCATCTTCGCGGTGGACCAGGACTGCCACTTCACCATCGTCAACCAGCAGGCCGAAAAACTCATGGGCTTTGCCCAGGCCGACGCCTTGGGCAAGCCGGCCAACCAGTTCGTGCCCGACACCCAGCTCGACCGGGTGCTGGCCACCGGCGAGCTGGAGATGGGCAAACCCTTCAGCCACAACGGCCGCAACTTCTTGGTCAGCCGCAGCCCCATCAAGCAGCACGACCGGGTGGTCGGCGCGGTCTCGGTGTTCCAGGACGCCTCGGAGCTGGAGTCGGTGCAAAAGCAGGTGGAGGAGCTGCAAAGGCTCAACGACGAGCTTTCCTCGCTAATAGAGAACTCCCACGACGGCGTGCTGATCACCGACACCTACCAGGTGATCACCGTGAACCCCAGCTTCGGGCGCATCACCGGCCTGGCCCCCACCAAGCTCACGGGCCGCGACGTGAGCGGCCTGGACTCGGAGCGCCATGTGTGCCTGGCCGTGGTGCAGGCGGTGTTCCGCCACGTGAAGAGCCACCGCTCCTCCATCACCATGCGGCGCAAGCTCAACAGCGGCAACGAGATCTTCGTCACCGGCAACCCGGTCTTGGACAAGTTCGGCCAGGTGGTGCGGGTGGTGATGAACGTGCGCGACGTGACCGAGCTGCACTCCCTGGAGGAGCACATCAAGCGGCTGTCCGAGGTCTGCCTGGAGGATGAGAAGGCCGCCGCCTCGCCCGAGGCCGCCTTCGGCATCGTGGCCGAGAGCCCGACCACCAAGAACCTCTTGGACCTGGCGGTGCGCGTGGCCCAGGTGGACTCCACCGTGCTGCTCAGCGGCGAGAGCGGCGTGGGCAAGGACGTCTTGGCCAAGCTGATCCACAACCTGAGCAAGCGGCGCAGCCACCCCTTTGTCTCGCTAAACTGCGGGGCCATTCCCGAGCATCTGCTGGAGAGCGAGCTCTTCGGCTACGAGAAGGGCGCCTTCTCCGGAGCGGACCGCTACGGCAAGCCGGGTCTGTTCGAGGAAGCGGCCGGGGGCACCGTGTTCCTGGACGAGGTGGGCGAGCTGCCCCTGAACCTGCAAGTGAAGCTGTTGAAGGTCTTGCAGGAGCAGCGCTGCCGCCGCCTGGGCAGCGTGAAGACGGTGGAGCTGGACATCCGCATCCTGGCCGCCACCAACCGCGACCTCAAGCAGATGGTGGCCGACGGCCAGTTCCGCGAGGACCTTTTCTACCGCCTCTACGTGGTGCCCATCGAGATTCCGCCCCTCAGGGAGCGGCGCGAGGACATCCTGCCCCTGGCTCTACGCTTTTTGAAGGCCTACAACAAGAAGTACGACGTGAGCCGTACCCTGGGCCACGAGCTGTTGCAAGTGCTGGAGACCGCCGAGTGGCCGGGCAACGTGCGCGAGCTGCAAAACGTCATCGAGCGCCTGGTGGTCACCGCCGACGCCGACGTCTTGGAGCCCAGGCATCTGCCCCGCTCCATGGTCCCGGGCGCCGAGCAGCCCCAGGCGCCCTTGGTGTGGGTCACCGGCGAGGTCAAGCTGCGCGACGCCCGCGACCAGCTGGAGAAGCAGCTGATCCAAAAGGCCCTGGCCTCCACCAGCAACACCCGCGATGCGGCCAAGCTCCTGGGGGTCACCCACTCCACGGTTATCCGCAAGGCCCAGAAGTACGGCCTGGCCCTGGACGGCAACCCCACCCTTCACTGA
- a CDS encoding HPr-rel-A system PqqD family peptide chaperone has product MSQAISRQQPYQRIEEFTEGTFEQDLLVMHRDSEDTLMLNPTAAAIWEALQWPQSVDDLVGLLLEAFPRQPREELAAQVEQSLQTLLARGFIRPMA; this is encoded by the coding sequence TTGAGCCAGGCCATATCCAGGCAACAGCCTTATCAGCGCATCGAGGAGTTCACCGAGGGCACCTTTGAGCAGGACCTGCTGGTCATGCACCGGGACAGCGAGGACACCCTGATGCTCAACCCCACGGCGGCGGCTATCTGGGAGGCCCTGCAATGGCCCCAGAGCGTCGACGACTTGGTGGGCCTGCTGCTGGAGGCCTTTCCCCGGCAGCCCCGCGAGGAGCTGGCCGCCCAGGTGGAGCAGTCCCTGCAAACCCTCCTGGCCAGGGGGTTCATCCGGCCCATGGCCTAG
- a CDS encoding nucleotidyltransferase family protein: MKPWRVHKTGCPLFTGDELLLRAALLGKDEALAAWRGWKQRADLDALDVNASRLLPLLYANLRRHGVSDPLMARLQGVYRYNALRNQGFLRDLNGALRVLAEQGIPVMVLKGMALAVGCYGDLALRPMQDLDLLVKPQDAIRAMRALIAQGWALNTPPGESLGPEFVAKRIEYSLNNQFGTKIDLHWAAKQLQEPVPEVSYWEQTEELEGAGSGILALNATESLFYAFTHSIKHFGINAPRMLADMHCIIGRRYAEIDWACLEQRIRQTNLMLPARKVLRYLTDLLHSAIPASLLRRLDSTPIAGREWHTYYGLNRSPEKLGNILLLLMRMANEYLQQKEKIGRKGKKMSLAEYLKWRWGLREMGQVPSALLSKTWAHLRRELGSPAARRK; the protein is encoded by the coding sequence ATGAAGCCGTGGCGCGTGCATAAAACAGGTTGCCCCCTCTTTACCGGGGACGAGCTGTTGCTGCGCGCGGCCCTGCTGGGAAAAGACGAGGCTCTCGCGGCCTGGCGTGGGTGGAAGCAGCGCGCGGACCTGGACGCCCTGGATGTCAATGCCTCCCGCCTGCTGCCTCTGCTCTACGCCAACCTGCGCCGCCACGGGGTGTCGGACCCCTTGATGGCCCGGTTGCAAGGCGTCTACCGCTACAACGCCCTGCGCAACCAAGGCTTCCTGCGCGACCTGAACGGCGCGTTGCGGGTTCTGGCCGAACAGGGCATCCCGGTGATGGTGCTCAAGGGAATGGCCCTTGCCGTGGGCTGCTACGGCGATTTGGCCCTGCGGCCCATGCAGGACCTGGACCTCCTGGTAAAGCCCCAAGACGCTATTCGGGCCATGCGGGCGTTGATCGCCCAGGGATGGGCGCTCAATACGCCGCCGGGCGAATCGTTAGGCCCGGAGTTTGTAGCCAAGCGGATTGAATACTCCCTGAACAACCAGTTCGGCACCAAGATCGACTTGCACTGGGCGGCCAAGCAATTGCAAGAGCCGGTTCCGGAGGTTTCATATTGGGAGCAAACCGAGGAGCTGGAGGGCGCGGGAAGCGGAATATTAGCCCTGAATGCGACGGAATCGCTATTTTATGCCTTTACGCACAGCATCAAACATTTCGGCATCAACGCCCCCCGCATGCTGGCGGACATGCACTGCATAATAGGCAGGCGATATGCTGAGATAGATTGGGCCTGCCTGGAACAGAGAATCAGGCAGACCAACCTAATGCTGCCGGCGCGCAAGGTTCTGCGCTACCTTACCGACCTGCTGCACAGCGCCATACCCGCGTCGCTGCTGCGCCGCCTCGACTCAACACCCATAGCCGGACGTGAATGGCATACTTATTACGGGCTGAACCGTTCGCCCGAGAAATTGGGGAACATCCTTTTGCTGTTGATGAGGATGGCTAACGAATACCTGCAACAGAAGGAAAAAATAGGCCGAAAAGGCAAAAAGATGAGCCTGGCGGAGTATTTAAAATGGCGCTGGGGGCTCCGCGAGATGGGCCAGGTGCCCTCCGCCCTGCTGAGCAAAACTTGGGCTCACCTTCGCCGCGAGCTGGGGAGCCCGGCGGCGCGCCGGAAATAG